In the genome of Thermococcus sp. 21S7, the window TCAAAACCGGAAGCTTTGACGTTGGGCTCCTTAAGGGGCTTGAGGAGCGCGATAATCCATTCACTCCTGTGCTTGTCGGCGGCTACGTGAGCGAGAGTCCACCGGAGGTTCAGGAGTACGTCGAACCGCCGGAGGTTCCGCCCGAAAGGGGCGAAGAGCCGGTTGAACGGCCGAGGGAGGAGCTTCCGGAGAGGGCCTACGCCACGGAGGTCGTCAAGGAGATGGCCGTTAGACCTCCCGGAAATGTGAAGAGGCCCAGCTCGGGCAAATCCAGAAAGTCCCTGGCGCGGGGGAAGAGGAAGTCCCCCACAGGTGAGAGCGACCTTCTGCGGATAAAGGGCATCGGGCCGAAAACGCTGGCAAAGCTCCGGCGGGCAGGGATTCATAGCATCGAAGACCTCAAGGGTGCCGATCTTGAGGAGCTGGCCAAGAAAACGCGTATCTCACCCAAAAGGCTGAGGAAGTTTCTGGCCCAGATTTCCTGAATCTTCCTTTTGTTTCGTTTCGAAAGCCTTTTCTGAAGTTTTGACAAACTATCTATGTGGTTGCCATGAAAAAGGTTGAGGCGATTATTAGGGGAAACGATTTCGACCGCGTGAAGAACGCCCTCAAGCAGGTAGGCATCGTGCCCATGACGGCTTACCCCGTGCAGGGGAGGGGCGTTCAGGGAGGCGTTCCGCCCTACGACCTCCTCCCGAAGATGAAGATTGAGATCGTCGTGAAGGACAGAGACCTGGAGAAGGTAATAGACGTCATCGTCAGGAACGCGAGGAGCGGAACACCCGGAGATGGAAAGATATTCATCCTCCCTGTGGAGGA includes:
- a CDS encoding P-II family nitrogen regulator codes for the protein MKKVEAIIRGNDFDRVKNALKQVGIVPMTAYPVQGRGVQGGVPPYDLLPKMKIEIVVKDRDLEKVIDVIVRNARSGTPGDGKIFILPVEDAVRIRTGEKGNEALY